The following are encoded in a window of Gloeothece citriformis PCC 7424 genomic DNA:
- a CDS encoding ATP-binding cassette domain-containing protein, translating into MFWSNKTVSRLKSWQLLGHLITYAPRLYTIDCFFWILIFGLPAIPGLIIREFFNALTGKAFLGLTPYSILALLLTTAFVQIVVLFAGRLTKTQHRFIISSLVRHNLWEQIFNRPSPESLVIPGKENSSISSGEAITYFRDDVDQIEDNIAVISEITGSGLFALGSLAILFSVNARITLFFFLPLMGITVIVRQAEQKIKQYRRASRQATEQVTGLVGEIFTGVQAIKVAGAESFLLNHFAKLNDHRRQMMVRDQLLSAFLNSLFQNTLSFGTGLILLFASQLMHSGQQQLTVGDFALFVYNLAFISDFLHFFGQVIALFKQTEVSFERLSAFLPDTSPNVLVTHKPLYLGNFWENQPKLPPIRQPNLQESERLEELRIENLTYYYPNSNQGIENINLTIQRGSFTVISGSVGSGKTTLLRVLLGLLPKAKGDIYWNQQLIQNPDQFFIPPRSAYTPQIPQLFSNTLEANILLGLDKEETDLIQAIKQAVFDRDLAKMPQGLDTWVGTRGVRLSGGQIQRVAAARMFIRQPELLVFDDLSSSLDVQTEHQLWQRLFKGYSQKSADTKNWHPTCLIVSYRRSILRRADQIVVLKKGKIIAKGKLEYLLKNCEEMQKLWNYKQEKGRSQEVKEKS; encoded by the coding sequence ATTATATACAATTGACTGTTTTTTTTGGATTTTAATTTTTGGACTTCCTGCAATTCCCGGCTTAATTATACGGGAATTTTTTAATGCGCTGACGGGAAAAGCATTTTTAGGTTTAACACCTTATTCTATACTCGCATTATTATTAACTACCGCTTTTGTTCAGATTGTCGTTTTGTTTGCCGGACGTTTAACTAAAACTCAACACCGTTTTATTATTAGTTCTTTAGTCAGACATAATCTCTGGGAACAGATTTTTAATCGTCCTAGTCCAGAATCTTTAGTCATTCCGGGTAAAGAAAATAGTTCTATTTCTTCAGGTGAAGCAATTACTTATTTTCGGGATGATGTTGATCAAATTGAAGATAATATAGCGGTTATTTCTGAAATTACCGGATCGGGACTATTTGCTTTAGGTTCTCTGGCAATTCTTTTCTCTGTTAATGCTCGTATTACTTTATTCTTTTTCTTACCATTAATGGGTATTACGGTGATTGTGCGCCAAGCTGAACAGAAAATCAAACAGTATCGCCGAGCAAGTCGTCAAGCGACAGAACAAGTAACGGGTTTAGTCGGAGAAATATTTACCGGAGTTCAAGCGATAAAGGTAGCAGGTGCAGAATCTTTTCTACTGAATCATTTTGCTAAACTAAACGATCATCGTCGTCAAATGATGGTACGAGATCAGTTATTGAGTGCTTTTCTAAACTCTTTATTTCAAAATACCCTCAGTTTTGGCACAGGTTTAATTTTGCTTTTTGCTTCTCAACTGATGCACTCCGGACAACAACAACTAACCGTAGGAGATTTTGCTTTATTTGTTTACAATCTAGCTTTTATCAGCGACTTTTTACATTTTTTTGGTCAAGTCATTGCTTTATTTAAACAAACTGAGGTTTCTTTTGAGAGATTATCCGCTTTTCTCCCAGATACTTCTCCTAATGTTTTAGTTACCCATAAACCTCTATATTTGGGTAACTTTTGGGAAAATCAACCAAAATTACCCCCCATTAGACAACCTAATTTACAGGAAAGTGAGCGTTTAGAAGAATTGCGAATTGAAAATTTAACTTATTATTATCCCAATAGTAATCAAGGAATTGAAAATATTAATTTGACGATTCAACGGGGAAGTTTTACAGTTATTAGTGGTAGTGTTGGCTCAGGAAAAACAACTCTTTTACGAGTTTTACTGGGATTATTACCCAAAGCTAAAGGAGACATTTATTGGAATCAACAATTAATTCAAAATCCTGATCAGTTTTTTATTCCTCCTCGCAGTGCTTATACTCCCCAGATTCCTCAACTATTTAGTAATACTTTAGAAGCTAATATTTTATTAGGATTAGACAAGGAAGAAACCGATTTAATTCAAGCCATTAAACAAGCCGTTTTCGACAGAGATCTTGCTAAAATGCCTCAAGGACTAGATACTTGGGTTGGAACAAGAGGAGTGAGACTCTCTGGGGGACAAATACAGCGTGTCGCTGCTGCTCGTATGTTTATACGGCAACCAGAATTATTAGTTTTTGATGATCTTTCAAGTTCTTTAGATGTGCAGACTGAACACCAATTATGGCAACGTCTTTTTAAAGGTTATTCTCAAAAAAGTGCAGATACTAAAAACTGGCATCCTACTTGTTTAATCGTATCTTATCGGCGTTCTATTTTACGTCGTGCTGACCAAATTGTTGTTCTTAAAAAAGGAAAAATTATTGCTAAAGGTAAATTAGAATACTTACTTAAAAATTGTGAAGAAATGCAAAAACTATGGAATTACAAGCAAGAAAAAGGCAGAAGCCAGGAAGTAAAAGAAAAAAGTTAA
- a CDS encoding acylase produces the protein MKKILTRCRKNLVIFLTLLSFSLTVMIGTSGAQTPIKTTEILWDTDDVPHIYAKNNQDLFYAFGWAQMHSHGNLILRLYGQARGKAALYWGEDYLPSDRWVRIMGIPGRSQEWYEAQDPIFRDYLDRFAAGMNAYVEKYSDRIDDTVKQVLPLTGVDVLAHLQRVLNFSFVVHPGRVAALTKVPEAFLEQFYSFAPEEKGQKITYSPFLSDIGSNAWAIAPSRSASGHALLLTNPHLPWSDFFLWYEAHLISPDINAYGATLVGIPVLNMAFNEHLGWSHTVNTYDGWDAYELTLEDGGYQFDDRVKAFTTGQEILTIKQQNNQFRQESLTIKQSVHGPIVFEQEGVAIALRVAGLTESGALEQWWNMAKSQNLSEFETALQQLQIPMFTVMYADRDGHILHLFNGHVPVRSEGDFKFWSGLIPGNTSQTLWTKYHSYQDLPKVLDPPSGWLQNTNDPPWSTTFPIAINADDYPPYLAPQTPMDLRAQHSAKLLTSDEKISLKEMIEYKHSTHMELAQRLLDDLIPLAQSHSNPLVREAAQILADWNYRADGNSRGAVLFAFWAEAMDYSNLFAIPWDKNSPLTTPDGLADAQMAIATLETVVTQVKNKYGSLSVPWGEVFRFEAHGLDLPGNGGSSDLGIFRHFTFIPSENGQYKAVGGESYIAAVEFSQPVRAHVLNSYGNKTQPRTSANQKQLKLTSEKQLRPAWYSRQDVERHLVERCVLY, from the coding sequence ATGAAGAAAATTTTGACTCGTTGCCGAAAAAATTTAGTAATTTTTTTAACCTTACTTAGTTTTAGTTTAACTGTAATGATAGGAACGTCTGGGGCACAAACTCCTATAAAAACGACAGAAATTTTATGGGATACTGATGATGTTCCTCATATTTATGCTAAAAATAATCAAGATCTTTTTTATGCGTTTGGTTGGGCACAAATGCACAGTCATGGCAATTTAATTTTACGTTTGTACGGTCAGGCTAGAGGAAAAGCGGCTTTATATTGGGGAGAAGATTATCTTCCCTCGGATCGCTGGGTGAGAATAATGGGAATTCCTGGGCGATCGCAAGAATGGTATGAAGCACAAGATCCTATTTTTCGAGATTATCTCGATCGCTTTGCTGCGGGAATGAATGCCTATGTCGAAAAGTATAGCGATCGCATTGATGACACAGTTAAACAAGTTTTACCCCTTACGGGGGTTGATGTGCTTGCCCATTTACAGCGCGTTCTTAATTTCTCGTTTGTGGTACATCCCGGCAGAGTAGCAGCATTAACAAAAGTACCAGAGGCTTTTCTGGAGCAATTTTATAGCTTTGCTCCAGAGGAAAAAGGACAAAAAATAACATATTCTCCTTTTTTGAGCGATATTGGGTCAAACGCTTGGGCAATTGCTCCGTCTCGTTCTGCTAGTGGTCACGCTCTCTTATTGACTAATCCTCATTTACCTTGGTCTGATTTTTTTCTCTGGTATGAAGCTCACTTAATTTCCCCTGATATTAACGCTTATGGAGCGACTTTAGTGGGAATCCCTGTACTTAATATGGCTTTTAATGAGCATTTGGGCTGGTCTCATACGGTTAATACTTATGATGGTTGGGATGCCTATGAGCTAACTTTAGAAGATGGGGGTTATCAATTCGACGATCGAGTTAAAGCGTTTACGACAGGACAGGAAATTTTAACCATCAAACAACAAAATAATCAGTTTCGTCAAGAATCTTTGACCATCAAGCAATCTGTTCATGGCCCTATAGTATTCGAGCAAGAGGGAGTGGCGATTGCGCTTCGGGTAGCCGGATTAACTGAAAGTGGCGCATTAGAACAATGGTGGAACATGGCAAAATCCCAAAATTTAAGCGAATTTGAAACAGCTTTACAACAATTACAAATCCCCATGTTTACGGTTATGTATGCCGATCGAGACGGGCATATTCTACATTTATTTAATGGTCATGTCCCAGTACGTTCTGAAGGCGATTTTAAGTTTTGGTCAGGATTAATACCTGGAAATACCTCTCAAACTTTATGGACGAAGTATCATTCTTATCAAGATTTGCCTAAAGTTTTAGATCCTCCCAGTGGTTGGTTACAGAATACTAATGATCCTCCTTGGTCAACTACTTTTCCGATTGCCATTAATGCCGATGATTATCCCCCTTATCTAGCTCCTCAAACCCCTATGGATTTACGGGCGCAGCATTCGGCTAAACTGCTGACATCAGATGAAAAAATTTCTCTAAAAGAAATGATTGAGTATAAACATTCAACCCATATGGAACTCGCTCAACGCTTGCTCGATGATTTAATTCCTCTTGCTCAAAGCCATAGTAACCCCTTAGTTCGTGAAGCGGCTCAAATTTTAGCAGATTGGAATTATCGGGCTGATGGAAATAGCCGAGGAGCGGTTTTGTTTGCTTTTTGGGCTGAAGCAATGGATTATTCTAATTTATTCGCTATTCCTTGGGATAAAAATTCTCCTTTAACTACTCCAGATGGGTTGGCTGATGCCCAAATGGCGATCGCTACTTTAGAAACAGTAGTGACTCAGGTAAAAAATAAATATGGGTCATTGTCTGTTCCTTGGGGTGAAGTTTTTCGCTTCGAGGCTCATGGTTTAGATTTACCGGGGAATGGAGGGTCTAGCGATTTAGGAATTTTTCGTCATTTTACCTTCATTCCTTCAGAAAATGGTCAATATAAAGCGGTTGGAGGAGAGTCTTATATTGCTGCGGTTGAGTTTTCCCAGCCGGTTCGCGCTCACGTTTTAAATAGTTATGGCAATAAAACTCAGCCGAGAACCTCTGCCAATCAAAAACAATTAAAGTTAACCTCTGAAAAGCAGTTAAGACCGGCTTGGTATTCCCGTCAAGATGTTGAACGTCATTTAGTTGAGCGTTGTGTACTTTATTGA